AAACTCTTTAAAGAGTTAAATAATATCATGATGGAATTGGTTAAAAAAATTATAATTCCTATACTGCCGTTCTTTATTGCTGCAACCTTTGCAGGTTTAGCATATGAAGGAGCTATAATTAAGCAGTTCCCTGTATTTATAAAAGTTATTGTTATAGTACTTATCGGTCACTATATTTGGCTGGCAGTACTATACGGTATTGCGGGTGCAATATCAAAGAAGAATCCATTTGATGTTCTTAGATACTATGGACCTGCATACTTTACAGCGCTTGGAACTATGAGTTCCGCTGCAACCCTACCTGTAGCTTTGGCATGTGCCAGAAAGTCGCCGGTACTGGATAGAAAAATTGCAGACTTTGCAGTACCGATAGGTGCAACCATACATCTATGTGGTTCAGTACTTACAGAAGTATTTTTCGTAATGACAGTTTCTCAAATTCTTTATGGAAAACTACCGTCAATGGGAAGTATGATAATATTTATTGTACTACTTGGTATCTTTGCAATCGGTGCTCCGGGAATCCCTGGTGGAACCGTAATGGCTTCATTGGGTCTAATAACAGGAGTATTGTTATTTGACGAGACAGGTGTTGCATTAATGCTTACTATATTTGCACTTCAAGACAGTTTTGGAACTGCTTGTAATGTTACTGGAGATGGAGCTATAGCACTTATGCTGACGGGGCTATTTGGTGAAAAATCAAAGGCTTGATGTTTTAATTATCAACTGTGGACAAAATCCGCCGATTAATCGGCGGATTTTTTATTTCCTCTTTCTTCTGTCTTTACCCTTTATTAAATTCATAAAAAAACCGATAATCATTAAGAGTCCAAAACCTGCAATTTGATAGCGGTAATTGTGGAGAAAATCATTGATTTTTTCATTGGAATTATTGACCTCATTTCCTATTATAACCTTGGGCTGTTTAGATGCATGTGTCTTAAAGCTTTCTATTTTATACCGGTATTCGGGAAAATCGGATTTATTATTCATGCCCGTAATAGGAATAAATAGTCCGATTAATACTAAAATTAGCAAGTATGATTTACTCTTCATCATAAAACCTCCAATAAAATAATAAAATTAATTTAAGTAGTTTCTGAATATGTCAAAAACAACTATCTATGTTAGGTGGATTGTGATATTCTTATGGTAAGTATACCCGGTATAATTGTTTTGTACAATATATGAATAGATTTTTGGTGATTTAATGAGTAGATACAACAGTTTTCATGATTATTTTTATAATAAATTCAATAAGAAGATACTTAAGCTCTCGATAGATGCGGGTTTTACATGTCCAAATCGCGATGGGACACTTGGAAAATCAGGATGCATATACTGCTCGGAAAGGGGTTCGGGAGACTTTACTTTTAAAGACCTCGATTCCATAACTCTTCAGATGGAAAAACAGAGAAAAATACTTGAAAGAAAATGGCCTGAGGGTCTTAATATAGCGTTTTTTCAAAATTTTACTAATACTTATGCGTATGTAGAACAGCTTAGAAAAATCTATTATACAGCTCTCTCTTTTGAAAATACGGTGGGGCTGGCAATAGCGACCAGGGCAGATTGTTTATCAGATGAGGTACTTGATCTTCTTAGTGAATTGAATGAAAAGACTTTTTTGTGGATTGAGCTTGGTATGCAATCTGTAAATGAAAGTATCATAGAGGAAATTAATAGAGGATATTCTCATACTGTCTTTGACACTGCAGTTGACAAGCTAAAAGAAAGAGATATAAAGACTCTGTCCCATATTATCTTCGGTCTACCTGGCGAAACAAGTGAAAGTATGATGGATGGGATTAGGTATATAAATGATAAAAAGCTCTTTGGGGTAAAAATCCATAGCCTTTATATTCAAGAAGATACACCTCTTGCTAAGATATATAAGGAAAAACCATTTGAATTGCTCTCAAAAGAAGAGTATATTAATTTGGTGGTAGAAGCAATATCAAGACTGGATCCCAAGATCGTAATCCATAGACTGACCGGGGATCCAAACAGACAAAAACTTATTGCACCGAATTGGACGGCAGATAAATTATCGGTCCTTTCCGGTATTGAGAAGAGATTGAAGGTTGAAAATATAAACCAAGGTTGTAATGCGACGTTTTAAAACAAAAGAACGAAGAAAATGAGTATATTAAATATTCTAAATATACCATACTTTATTTATAATTAATGTAGATTTTATGATTGGATTATAGCTATCTGTGGTATAATACTATTATGATTTAATGATATATACACTTTGAAGGGAGTATCAAGGCAATGTTATTGCATATTGGTTTAGATGTCGGATCTACAACCGTTAAGCTCGTAGTAATGTCTAAGGATTATGAGATATTATTTTCAACTTATCAAAGGCATAAATCCGATGTTGTAGAAACCGTTAAGAAAGTGATTTCAACGGCCTATAAAAATTTTAAAAACGAATACATCACTATAAATGTAACCGGTTCAGGTGGGATGTTCGTAGAGAAATACCTCGGTATTGAGTTTATTCAAGAGGTAGTTTCCGGAACGAATGCCATCCGAACTTTTATACCTGAAACTGACGTAGCAATTGAACTTGGCGGAGAAGATTCCAAGATAACTTATCTAAGTGGCAATATTGAACAAAGGATGAATTCAATATGTGCAGGAGGTACCGGTGCTTTTATAGATCAAATGGCTGCGTTGATGGAGATGGATGCGGAGCAGTTAAATGAATGTTCCAAGCATTTTGAAAAGATATACCCGATAGCTTCCAGGTGTGGAGTATTTGCAAAGACGGATATTCAGGCACTTATCAATCAAGGAGCCTCAAAAGAAGATATTTCTGCATCTGTTTTTCAGTCGGTAGTAAATCAGACCATATCCAATCTGGCCTGTGGTAGACCCATCAAAGGTAATATCGCACTCTTAGGCGGACCATTATACTTTTTGGACGGACTAAGAGCGAGGTTTATCGAAACTCTGGAAGGTGACGGGAATGTATTCATTGCCCCTGAAAATGCTCAATTATTTGTTGCTATGGGTGCTGCAATAGCATCAATGGATTCAGAAAAGACGTCATTTAAAAATCTGATAGAAAAAATTAAATTAGATATAGATATAGAATTGGATGAAGAAAATACGCTCGAACCACTATTTAGTTCAGAGGAAGAGTTTGAAGAGTTTAAAAAGGTCCACGCTAAAGATTCAGTAGCCACCGCTAATATTGCAGATTATAAAGGGAATTGCTATCTGGGTATAGATGCAGGAAGTACTACTTCAAAAGTCATTTTAATAGATGAAGATGATAATATACTATATTCTCACTATGCCAATAACCTTGGAAGACCACTGGAACTTATGATAGATGTGCTTAATGAAATCTACAATCTACTTCCTGAAGGTGCAAAAATCGCTAATAGCGGAATAACAGGTTATGGCGAAGATTTCATCAAGGCTGCAATTAGTGTCGATACAGGTGAAGTTGAGACAATAGCTCACTATACAGCGGCAAAACATTTTAATCCGGACGTAGATTTTATAATCGACATAGGCGGTCAGGATATGAAAGCCATGCATATAACCGATGGTGTAATCGACTCCATCCAGTTAAATGAGGCTTGTTCTTCTGGATGTGGATCTTTTATTGAAACTTTTGCAAAATCACTAGGGATGACTGTAACCGAGTTTCAAGAAGCGGCTCTTACTGCAAAAAACCCGGTAGACTTGGGATCGAGATGTACTGTATTCATGAATTCCAAGGTTAAACAGGCGCAAAAAGAAGGCGCTTCTGTGGGAGATATTGCTGCCGGACTTTGCTATTCGGTTATAAAAAATGCACTACAAAAGGTAATTAAACTTAGAGATCCGAGCGAACTTGGTGAAAATATAGTAGTTCAAGGTGGAACTTTTTATGGCGACGGAATCCTTAGAGCTTTCGAAAATGTTTCTAAGAGAACCCCGATAAGACCGACCATTGCAGGGCTTATGGGCGCTTATGGAATGGCACTTATAGCCAAGGAAAGATCCACTGGCGAAAGCAATCTTTTCAGTATAGAAGAATTATCAGAATTTTCATATAAGCAGCATTCGACAAGATGTGGACTTTGTAGTAATAACTGTGCCCTTACTGTAAATATATTTTCCAATGGAAGCCGTTATATCAGCGGAAATAGATGTGAAAGAGGCAGTGGGGTAAAAACTGTTAACTCAG
The sequence above is a segment of the Peptoniphilaceae bacterium AMB_02 genome. Coding sequences within it:
- a CDS encoding TIGR01212 family radical SAM protein (This family includes YhcC from E. coli K-12, an uncharacterized radical SAM protein.), whose translation is MSRYNSFHDYFYNKFNKKILKLSIDAGFTCPNRDGTLGKSGCIYCSERGSGDFTFKDLDSITLQMEKQRKILERKWPEGLNIAFFQNFTNTYAYVEQLRKIYYTALSFENTVGLAIATRADCLSDEVLDLLSELNEKTFLWIELGMQSVNESIIEEINRGYSHTVFDTAVDKLKERDIKTLSHIIFGLPGETSESMMDGIRYINDKKLFGVKIHSLYIQEDTPLAKIYKEKPFELLSKEEYINLVVEAISRLDPKIVIHRLTGDPNRQKLIAPNWTADKLSVLSGIEKRLKVENINQGCNATF
- a CDS encoding dicarboxylate/amino acid:cation symporter, with protein sequence MKVKDNLILKLVLGVIIGIVIGMVSNVQVIEVIITIKQILGQVIFYMVPLIILGFITPAITDLKDNASKMLFTALAIAYLSSVGAALFSMFAGYAIIPGLNIVPETEGVKELPKMVFQLGIPAIMPVMTALFTSIVFGLAIIWTKSEGMEKLFKELNNIMMELVKKIIIPILPFFIAATFAGLAYEGAIIKQFPVFIKVIVIVLIGHYIWLAVLYGIAGAISKKNPFDVLRYYGPAYFTALGTMSSAATLPVALACARKSPVLDRKIADFAVPIGATIHLCGSVLTEVFFVMTVSQILYGKLPSMGSMIIFIVLLGIFAIGAPGIPGGTVMASLGLITGVLLFDETGVALMLTIFALQDSFGTACNVTGDGAIALMLTGLFGEKSKA